The Brassica oleracea var. oleracea cultivar TO1000 chromosome C6, BOL, whole genome shotgun sequence genome includes a region encoding these proteins:
- the LOC106298936 gene encoding uncharacterized protein LOC106298936 — translation MFFFFAGGLGQQVRQVLKSGAGKCIRCGSEADLVDYDKVLKLFFVPVWRWPGKDHVLHCRDCDLFFSHSLSPPISPATCRFCDRVVEPEFRFCPCCGSSL, via the coding sequence ATGTTCTTTTTCTTCGCTGGGGGATTAGGGCAACAGGTTAGGCAGGTGCTCAAATCCGGCGCCGGAAAATGCATAAGATGTGGCTCTGAGGCCGATTTGGTGGATTACGACAAAGTCTTGAAGCTTTTTTTTGTTCCTGTCTGGAGATGGCCCGGGAAAGATCATGTACTCCATTGTAGAGACTGCGATCTGTTTTTCTCTCACTCTCTCTCACCGCCGATTTCTCCAGCTACGTGCCGTTTCTGCGATCGAGTCGTAGAGCCTGAGTTCCGTTTCTGCCCCTGTTGTGGCTCTTCTCTGTGA